A genomic window from Emys orbicularis isolate rEmyOrb1 chromosome 8, rEmyOrb1.hap1, whole genome shotgun sequence includes:
- the BEST4 gene encoding bestrophin-4: protein MTVSYTLKVANAQFGGFSKLLFRWKGSIYKLLYKEFLVFVMLYAMLSITYRRLLTEEQKRVYVKVAQYCNRSTDLIPMSFVLGFYVTLIVNRWWAQYTSIPLPDQLMCVISSTVHGKDEKGRILRRSLIRYANLSSVLILRSVSTRVLKRFPTMDHVVEAGFMTQEERKKFESLHSDFNKYWIPCVWFTNLAAQARRDGRVRDDVALRLLIDELNLYRAKCSMLFHYDWISIPLVYTQVVTIAVYSFFAFCVIGRQFLEPLDPEQDQDRDLDLYVPLTTLLQFFFYAGWLKVAEQIINPFGEDDDDFETNKLIDRNLQVSLLSVDDMYQNLPLTGKDKYWNESTAQPPYTIATAAETLKPSFLGSTFDMRMSDDPEQSQQVEASPSLPRMHTPLLNRFLTAAASPAVSLKNFGRSNRAHHHLLRLRGEGGFPSPNPRCGEDPEAVGRIEEEETEDEASEPPTPGTRLKVPSRLEASQGPQRENPQIRVRQPSDESIDTDQSAA from the exons ATGACAGTCTCCTACACGCTGAAGGTGGCCAATGCCCAGTTCGGGGGCTTCTCCAAGCTGCTCTTCAGGTGGAAGGGGAGCATCTACAAACTGCTCTACAAGGAGTTCCTTGTCTTTGTCATGCTGTACGCGATGCTGAGCATCACTTACCG GCGGCTGCTGACCGAAGAGCAGAAGCGTGTCTATGTGAAAGTGGCTCAGTACTGCAACCGCTCCACGGACCTCATCCCCATGTCCTTTGTCCTGG GTTTTTACGTCACGCTGATCGTGAACCGGTGGTGGGCCCAGTACACCAGCATCCCGCTGCCTGACCAGCTGATGTGCGTCATCTCCAGCACCGTCCACGGGAAGGATGAAAAGGGGAGGATCCTGCGGCGCTCGCTCATCCGTTACGCCAACTTGTCCTCCGTGCTCATCCTGCGCTCGGTCAGCACCAGGGTGCTCAAGAGGTTTCCAACCATGGACCATGTGGTAGAAGCAG GCTTCATGACACAGGAAGAGCGCAagaagtttgagagcctccaCTCGGACTTTAACAAGTACTGGATCCCCTGCGTGTGGTTCACCAACCTGGCTGCCCAGGCGAGGCGAGATGGGCGGGTCAGGGACGACGTGGCCCTCCGCTTACTCATAGAT GAGCTGAATCTGTACCGTGCCAAATGCAGCATGCTGTTCCATTACGACTGGATCAGCATCCCACTGGTGTACACACAG GTAGTTACAATCGCCGTCTATTCCTTCTTCGCCTTCTGTGTGATCGGGCGGCAGTTTCTGGAGCCCCTGGACCCAGAGCAGGATCAGGACCGGGATCTGGACCTGTACGTCCCTCTGACCACCCTCCTGCAGTTCTTCTTCTATGCCGGCTGGCTGAAG GTCGCAGAACAGATCATTAACCCATTTGGAGAGGACGACGATGACTTTGAAACTAACAAGCTGATCGACAGGAACTTGCAG GTGTCCCTGCTCTCCGTGGATGACATGTACCAGAACCTGCCTCTAACAGGGAAGGACAAATACTGGAACGAATCCACAGCTCAGCCACCTTACACCATCGCCACGGCTGCCGAGACCTTGAAGCCCTCCTTCCTGGGATCCACCTTCGATATGCG GATGAGCGACGACCCGGAGCAGAGCCAGCAGGTGGAGGCCTCGCCCAGCCTGCCCCGCATGCACACGCCCTTGCTCAACCGCTTCCTGACCGCGGCCGCCTCCCCCGCTGTCAGCCTGAAGAATTTCGGGAGGAGCAACCGGGCCCACCACCACCTTTTGCGCCTGAGGGGCGAGGGCGGCTTCCCCTCTCCCAACCCCCGCTGCGGCGAGGACCCCGAAGCGGTGGGCCGCATCGAGGAGGAAGAGACGGAAGATGAGGCCAGTGAGCCCCCCACGCCCGGCACCCGCCTCAAGGTACCCAGCCGGCTGGAAGCCTCACAGGGGCCTCAGAGGGAGAACCCCCAGATCCGCGTGAGGCAACCCTCCGACGAGAGCATTGACACCGACCAGTCGGCTGCCTAA